From a single Lolium rigidum isolate FL_2022 chromosome 7, APGP_CSIRO_Lrig_0.1, whole genome shotgun sequence genomic region:
- the LOC124672634 gene encoding probable ADP-ribosylation factor GTPase-activating protein AGD14, whose product MAAASRKEEERNERIVRGLLKLPPNRRCINCNGIGPQYVCTSFWTFICISCSGIHREFTHRVKSVSMSKFTAQEVDALQKGGNQRARESFLKDFDTQQMQLPDSSNINSIREFIRVVYVERRYASVRSSDKPPRDNKQIQKPHEEEHRRSSSYHSFSQSPPNDYQYEERRNGKQPAMLTRKPGSDRGHDGKMPYRSNRLQERMSVDQLANDTRELRTSDCSGSSMSDTVRTVPESPNFFVDGCSSAPFEQNQSDMLNSNGITQSQRTASAENIASTTLKSGNSSLADLFFGSETAHGIQESNNFIAPSFVAFSDAVNGAQEDLFSRPNLQQHFVTGLYPSVDFFANMPPTISSSDKIPLEAPSLDNAGWATFDTPPKDKQPGVTGRSLVVSIDKQTLGHDLFLFEPSDRPASFLTSKDKVSVSNQSGAISHDTSCSQLWHSFDDATGVMINDHSTSGPLCNEHQNVVNVSLGTSNPFTCSVVSEESQDGDCHKVFMEELAPGAPFAAFLEPSPISASPSLGRTLADKAVLNPFDLPFDTDSEAPGLFMDVSTLQAGLPNLPSSFLDGLPESWFSNNTSTYVPSGSHGGLSCLAEQAPNSPLRFPSRREHIVKVGNKILEISEKPEVYWTFHLKR is encoded by the exons GGGCCGCAGTACGTGTGCACCAGCTTCTGGACCTTCATCTGCATCTCCTGCAGCGGCATCCA CCGCGAGTTCACGCACCGAGTAAAATCGGTGTCAATGTCGAAGTTCACTGCGCAAGAGGTTGACGCCCTACAAAAGGGTGGGAACCAG CGAGCAAGAGAATCGTTTCTGAAGGATTTCGATACCCAGCAAATGCAGCTACCTGATAGCAG TAACATTAACAGTATTAGAGAATTTATAAGAGTTGTTTATGTGGAGAGACGATATGCTAGCGTGAGATCTTCTGATAAGCCTCCAAGAGATAATAAACAG ATTCAAAAGCCCCATGAAGAAGAACATAGAAGGTCTAGTTCCTATCATTCATTTTCTCAGAGCCCACCTAATGACTACCAATATGAAGAAAGACGCAATGGCAAGCAACCAGCGATGCTTACTAGGAAACCTGGTTCAGATCGAGGGCATGACGGAAAGATGCCTTACCGTTCAAATCGCCTGCAAGAGAGAATGTCTGTGGACCAACTTGCAAATGACACTCGGGAATTGAGGACTTCGGACTGCTCCGGTTCAAGCATGAGTGATACAGTTAGAACAGTGCCCGAATCACCTAATTTCTTCGTTGATGGGTGTTCAAGCGCTCCTTTCGAACAAAATCAATCAGATATGCTGAATTCTAATGGCATCACTCAATCCCAG AGAACTGCATCAGCAGAGAACATTGCTTCCACAACGCTTAAGTCTGGAAACTCAAGCTTAGCTGATTTGTTTTTTGGTTCTGAGACTGCTCACGGAATTCAAGAATCCAACAACTTTATAGCTCCAAGTTTTGTAGCCTTTTCTGATGCTGTAAATGGTGCACAAGAGGATCTCTTCAGCCGGCCAAATTTGCAGCAACACTTTGTAACTGGCTTATATCCATCTGTAGATTTTTTCGCAAATATGCCTCCTACAATTTCATCTTCTGATAAAATTCCACTGGAAGCTCCATCACTAGACAATGCTGGGTGGGCTACATTTGACACGCCTCCAAAAGATAAACAGCCTGGAGTAACTGGGCGCTCTCTTGTAGTTTCCATAGACAAACAGACCCTGGGGCATGATTTGTTTTTGTTCGAACCAAGTGATAGACCAGCATCGTTCCTGACTTCCAAGGATAAAGTTTCAGTCAGCAATCAGTCTGGTGCTATATCTCATGATACAAGTTGCTCTCAG TTATGGCATTCTTTTGATGATGCAACTGGTGTCATGATTAATGATCACTCCACTTCTGGACCACTGTGTAATGAGCACCAAAATGTAGTCAATGTTTCCCTCGGTACAAGCAATCCGTTTACTTGCTCTGTTGTTTCAGAG GAATCTCAGGATGGTGATTGCCATAAAGTGTTCATGGAGGAATTAGCTCCAGGTGCACCATTTGCTGCTTTCCTAGAGCCATCTCCAATATCTGCTTCTCCTTCCCTG GGAAGAACCTTGGCTGATAAGGCCGTGCTAAATCCATTTGATCTTCCGTTTGATACTGATTCAGAGGCTCCTGGTCTG TTCATGGACGTGAGCACGTTGCAAGCAGGTTTGCCTAATTTACCAAGTtcttttcttgatggtttgcctgAATCATGGTTCTCCAACAATACATCTACCTATGTTCCGTCTGGATCACATG GTGGACTATCATGTCTTGCCGAGCAGGCCCCAAACTCTCCATTGAG GTTTCCTTCTAGAAGGGAACATATTGTCAAGGTGGGGAACAAGATCTTGGAAATATCGGAGAAGCCAGAGGTCTATTGGACCTTCCACTTAAAAAGGTGA